From the genome of Bacteroidota bacterium:
ACGGATGCATGCCAGTACCTGATGGCTCGGCAAATACGACTATAGGCCTTGCGCCATTCCTCTGCTTCAAAAAACACAAGTGCTGCAGTCATCATTACAATCGGAAATACACCTATGTTGAAGAGCACGAACGTTAACGCATGAAATCCCAGTGCAACACAATAGGCATGTAAACGCCAACGCTTAGAAGCGAGGAAAAAAGCAATGGATAAATCAAATGCGGCACCGCCCCAGGCCATGATCCAGGGAGTCCATGCCATATCGAGCAAGGGACCGATGACTGGGAGGCCTGCACGTGCTGGTAGCCAAATTTGAAGTGGCATAGCATCAAATAGCCAGTCTGCATTTAGTTTGGCAATGCCCGCAAAAAAGTAGACCAGCCCGACCTGGTAACGGAGAAAGAGCACGGTCCATCTTTTCACTGGTTGGGCTTTCTTTCCCCAAACCAGGCTCGCGTCTACAGGAAGTAAAAGAAGCAGGCAGCCTAGTACAGAAACGAAATAATAGTGATTCAGATAGGTGGTCGCGTCGATGAGTTCGAGGTAGGTAAATATTACCAGAAATACAGTGAGCCACCATTTTGCAGCGCGCCCCAGGGCAAACGCGAGTGCGGCCATGATACCGAGCAGCAGCAAGCCATTGATGTAGGGTAGGGGGAGGGGTTTTATCCAGTCAAAACCCGGATAGGAGAAGTGAAATGTTGGTTCTGTATAAAGGGGCGCTGCCCAGCCCAGGATGAGAAACCTGAGCATACTTGCAGCCATTACGAGCCCAAACCCGATTCTGAAAATGCCGAGCACAAGCGGGTCTGTTGTCGAGCGCAAGCTCTGCAAAAGGCTCATGAATCGCCGTCGTTGTCGCTAAACGTGATGCTGACACCCAGCCAATTGGCGAGATCTGCTTTAACAAGCCTCAACAGTTGCCCTGTTTCGGCATACGCAGGCATCAGGGCATCGGGATTGTCTTGTACAAGGGCTTTCAATGAACCTGTCTGGCCAGAAATCTCTGCCTCAAGACGGTCGAGTTGCGCAAGGATAACTTCACCTAATGGACTGCCTTCAAACTCTGCGTCAAGCGTAACAAGATAATCATCGAGGCCTGTGCCACCGTTTGCAGTTATGATGGCTCTGAGTGCATCTACTTCAGCTGAAAACAGCTGGACAGATACTTCAGCATAAGGGGCTTCGACGCGTTCGGGACGAGGTGCTGTATTAGGGTCATCCGGGTTCCGAGCGATTCCCAATGGGGCACCAAGTTTAACATGCCGTAGGTCTTCAGCAACCATAGCCA
Proteins encoded in this window:
- a CDS encoding HTTM domain-containing protein, which gives rise to MSLLQSLRSTTDPLVLGIFRIGFGLVMAASMLRFLILGWAAPLYTEPTFHFSYPGFDWIKPLPLPYINGLLLLGIMAALAFALGRAAKWWLTVFLVIFTYLELIDATTYLNHYYFVSVLGCLLLLLPVDASLVWGKKAQPVKRWTVLFLRYQVGLVYFFAGIAKLNADWLFDAMPLQIWLPARAGLPVIGPLLDMAWTPWIMAWGGAAFDLSIAFFLASKRWRLHAYCVALGFHALTFVLFNIGVFPIVMMTAALVFFEAEEWRKAYSRICRAIRYWHASVATRASTFTARLRMANAFDPSAPLPARPDKRLMTIAVVFLVIQSLLPLRHVLYPGNRMWTEEGFRFAWHVMVAEKTGSVTYNILDPDSGNRWSINPSDELTPRQESQMSFQPDLIWQYARHLENRFRAAGYQDVEVRAEAYVSFNGRSSRLLIDPTVDLTQVQRGPGPAPWIIRYSQNL